Below is a genomic region from Gammaproteobacteria bacterium.
CACCGATCCGGATCTCACAAAACCAGACTGCCTTGTCACCATTGGCATTGATGATGTGCCACTGCTGCAGCTCATCCATCAGTCGATCGTTGCGCCCCGGGATTCCCGTCTGACCTTTTCTCGTGAGATGTTCCTGCAGGTCGTCGAGTACCCGCTTGGAAACAAGCCACAAGCTGCCTTCAGCAACGAACCCGGAGGCGCCCGGGCGGTTGAGCGTGACCGTGCCTGCTCGGACCATTTGCCGCAGACCGGTCAGCAGCCTTTCGGCAAGCGGTTTGGCGCGCGCTGCCGGCGACCGCGTGTGTACCCCACCGGACAAGTCGCGGGCGACCGAGGTACCGTCTGCCGCATGAGCGATCGTTGCCAAAGGCCCTGCGTCCTCGGTCCCGCTGATGGTGGCAAGCCATGCATCGAACACGGCAGGTTCCGACGCGAGCCAGTTCAGACCGACCTGCGGCAGTATCCTGTGCACGAGCAGCGGTGGCATCAGCGTATGCCGGTGATACTCGCGCTGTGGGTTGAAGCGAAAGCGGTACTGGGCCCCCATCGGGAGCATTCCAGTCAGTGGCTGCCAAATCCGCGGCTGCGTGTCGGTCGGTGATATGTAGGTCACCACAAGGTCTGAGATCGGCTTGCCAACGTCGTGGAGTAGGGCAGCGGTTACGGTAGCGTAGGTCCAAAGGTCCTGCTGGCTGGCGATCTCTTCAGCCGTCGCGCCTGCAGGCAACAGCTGATTCCGGCGCAATGTCAGTGCCTCGAGCATCGTCTCTAGGCCGTGACGCAAAAGACCGCCAAGCTCAGGCGTGATGATGCGCCTCGGAAGCCGGCAAGCGCTGGCACAGCGCAGCGTAGTTGTTCAGTACTGGTACGTAGACCTCCTGCCAATGGCGCTCAGGCAGACCAACCGCGCCGCGGATAGATTTCAACAGCGGACGGAAGGGCGCCAGCACCTGAGGCGAGGGCGCCACCGGGAGATGCCCCGCTGCGATCGGCTCGGTTGATTTGGCTGCTGACAATACTAGGGACCACATGCGGGGTAAGGTGCATGTTTGCAGCTATCGGGGGGCGATCAATTACTCCCCGGTGCGGGCGGGATTATTGGGTTGATGGAGTAAATCAGATGCTAGGTGACCCACAATTGGTACAATCGCATCAAAATTAAATGATTTGCGACATCAAAAAGCCGGAATGATCCGATACAAGCTCAAAGAATTGATTGCGCAGAAAAGTTTTGTTGAAGACCGCAGGGTGACCTTGGACGAGGTTGCGGAGGCCACCGGGATCTCCCGTAACACGCTCTCGCGCATCGCGAATACCCGCGGTTACAGCACGA
It encodes:
- a CDS encoding helix-turn-helix transcriptional regulator translates to MRHQKAGMIRYKLKELIAQKSFVEDRRVTLDEVAEATGISRNTLSRIANTRGYSTTTDAIGKLCDYFDCEISELMERVVLADNKKSK